A region from the Lutra lutra chromosome 1, mLutLut1.2, whole genome shotgun sequence genome encodes:
- the ABCF3 gene encoding ATP-binding cassette sub-family F member 3 isoform X2, giving the protein MLATRSLRVPAHISLLHVEQEVAGDDTPALQSVLESDTMREDLLQRERELSAQIATGRAEGSEAAQLAEVYAKLEEIEADKAPARASVILAGLGFTPKMQQQPTREFSGGWRMRLALARALFARPDLLLLDEPTNMLDVRAILWLENYLQTWPSTILVVSHDRNFLNAIATDIIHLHSQRLDGYRGDFETFIKSKQERLLNQQREYEAQQQYRQHIQVFIDRFRYNANRASQVQSKLKMLEKLPELKPVDKELEVVMKFPDGFEKFSPPILQLDEVDFYYDPKNVIFSRLSVSADLESRICVVGENGAGKSTMLKLLMGDLAPVRGIRHAHRNLKIGYFSQHHVEQLDLNVSAVELLARRFPGRPEEEYRHQLGRYGISGELAVRPVASLSGGQKSRVAFAQMTMPCPNFYILDEPTNHLDMETIEALGRALNNFRGGVILVSHDERFIRLVCRELWVCEGGSVTRVEGGFDQYRALLQEQFRREGFL; this is encoded by the exons ATGTTGGCCACTCGGAGCCTGCGAGTTCCAGCCCACATTTCCCTGCTGCACGTGGAGCAGGAGGTTGCTGGAGATGACACGCCTGCCCTGCAGAGTGTGCTAGAGAGTGACACTATGAGAGAGGACCTTCTACAGAGGGAGCGGGAGCTCAGCGCCCAGATTGCCACTGGCAG GGCAGAGGGCTCAGAAGCTGCACAGTTGGCGGAAGTATATGCCAAACTGGAGGAGATTGAGGCAGACAAGGCACCCGCCAG GGCATCAGTCATTCTTGCTGGGCTTGGCTTTACCCCTAAAATGCAGCAGCAGCCCACCCG GGAGTTCTCAGGTGGCTGGAGGATGAGACTGGCCCTGGCCCGGGCTCTGTTTGCTAG GCCAGATCTTCTGCTGTTAGATG AACCCACAAACATGCTGGATGTAAGGGCCATCCTGTGGCTGGAGAATTACCTGCAA ACATGGCCCTCTACAATCCTGGTCGTCTCCCACGACCGCAACTTCCTGAATGCCATAGCCACAGACATCATCCACCTGCACAGCCAGCGACTAGATGGATACCGGGGAGACTTTGAGACCTTCATCAAGAGCAAGCAGGAGCGGCTGCTTAACCAGCAGCGGGAGTATGAGGCACAGCAGCAGTATCGCCAGCATATCCAG GTTTTCATTGACCGATTTCGCTACAATGCCAACAGAGCCTCTCAAGTGCAGAGTAAACTTAAAATGCTGGAGAAGCT ACCAGAGCTGAAACCTGTGGACAAGGAGTTGGAGGTGGTGATGAA GTTCCCGGATGGGTTTGAGAAGTTCTCACCGCCAATTCTGCAACTAGATGAGGTGGATTTCTACTATGATCCTAAGAATGTCATCTTCAGTCGCCTCTCCGTCTCTGCTGATCTTGAGTCCCGCATTTGTGTG GTTGGGGAGAACGGGGCTGGGAAGTCTACCATGCTGAAGCTGCTCATGGGGGACCTGGCACCTGTTCGGGGCATCAGACATGCTCACAG GAATCTGAAGATTGGCTACTTCAGCCAGCACCACGTGGAGCAGCTGGACCTGAATGTCAGCGCAGTGGAACTGCTGGCCCGCAGGTTTCCCG GGCGGCCTGAGGAGGAGTATCGTCACCAGCTCGGCCGGTATGGCATCTCTGGAGAACTGGCCGTGCGTCCTGTTGCCAGCTTGTCCGGAGGCCAGAAGAGCCGGGTAGCCTTTGCTCAGATGACCATGCCCTG CCCCAACTTCTACATTCTGGATGAGCCGACAAACCACCTGGATATGGAGACGATTGAGGCTCTGGGCCGTGCTCTCAACAATTTCAGG GGTGGCGTGATTTTGGTGTCCCACGACGAGCGCTTCATCCGGCTGGTGTGCCGGGAGTTGTGGGTGTGTGAAGGCGGCAGCGTCACCCGGGTCGAGGGGGGGTTTGACCAGTACCGCGCCCTTCTCCAGGAACAGTTCCGCCGTGAGGGCTTCCTCTAG